In Dreissena polymorpha isolate Duluth1 chromosome 11, UMN_Dpol_1.0, whole genome shotgun sequence, the genomic window TAGTCAGAGTGCCTACAACAGGtatccatttataaaaaaataatttaaaaaaatgtttgtctaaaaatTTAACTTATATGAACAGTTTATAGCATGAATGACGAACACAttataacaatataatttatttaagtgtGCATACAATTTATTGACAAAACAGTTATTTCTAACACATCTGCATGAATAATTTTATATAGCGCAATAAAAAGCAGATGAATTTTCTTAGGAATGTGAAGGTTGAAAGTTTAAATTAATTAGTGCttcaatgtgtaaatattaaatcaaatcaaTAGGTTGTAATGGTAAAGTATCTTGATGAAGAAAAAAACAGTACCTACCAATAATGgagtttaattagttttttttacatatgtattttgctctgtttacaaaaacattttcTTGCATGTAATAAGTTTTATAACCTTGTAAAACAGATTTATAGTACATTTGTAACTTGCTTCTTTACATGTGTACATACAGATTAATTTATATTACTTTCTAGACATACATAAGTTAAGTAATTAAAactcttttattttcaatattatgttgAAACAGATCATTGAAGATTACACGGGCAAAAGTAGAAAGAGGAATCGGACAACTGAAAAGAAGGTGGGGTGTGTTACATGGTGAAGTTAGAATGAAACCAGAAAGAGTCTGCAGGTAAGAAGCTGtgaaataaactaaaataaatattgcatagCCAAAAGCtaacatttaaaataagttttgtaaCTTAAGTAAATACTGCTAATACATAATATACTTAGTGCTGGATATGTGACAACAACACTGTTCACATGTGAAAAATGCaaggaaaaaataaatacatcagttaaatATCTTTTTGTATACACAGCCAACAAGTTTGTAATGCACACACTGTGCTTACTGTAAACTATTGCAACATGGCAAAcaatcagttgtttttttaattaatttaaggaTTATCATCTCCTGTGCAGTGTTGCATAACATCTGCAAAGACCTGAACATTCCGATACCTGATGATTATCCAGTAATACAGGAAGATGATCAGAACGATGATAACAACAATATGAATGCAGGAGTTGCACAAAATGGACTGCGATACCGGGATCAAATTGCTAATACATACTTTTAGATATTATTTGAAGTTTCATGTGAGGCTTAGAAAACTAGACACACAAGCCTTGgccaatattaaatattaatattacaggTTATTGGTAACAAATATACAgcagcaaataataacataatggtAACATGTTCAACAGTTTATTTTTTGATGCTGTATTAAAGGGGCTTATCTTCAGTATTTTTCTTTATAGTTAAATTTAAAGTTCCtttttttatgattataaatCGTGAGGAACAATACTTGCTTggtgaaattcttaagaaaaaatataGCTAAAGCCTAAAATATTGTTCCCAACATGGACCCAATGGTCTAAACTTAGAACTCACAAGCTTGGATGAGTTTTTTCTACACCGAAGTAATGTTAAATGTCTATAATTGTCACTGAGCATGCGCATTTTGTAATACGtatgtacattttatcataacTTAAATATTCAACTATTACGATTTTCCAGCAAGTGCGAAAAGTGTCCGGGGAAAACcggttataattattaaaatacatatagagaatattTATCATTACCGAATCAGTGTTATAAGAAATAAGTTCTTTTATGTAACAATTTATTTCTGATTATGAAATGCTGTTGTGGccattgatatgcccctttaaatatcAAAAAGTTCATAACAAAGTTAATAAATGTGCCACAAATTCAACTTCATTCCTCATGCTTTAGCTGCTTCTTTAGAAGTTTTATTTGTAGGATTAATTTTTCTTCTTTGAGTTTTTGAACTCGAGTGTGGCAACCGCAACTGCAGCAGACAGTTTCTATTGTAGCATTACTGTAATAAAAATCATAACAATGGACTGAGGgctttaataacattttaaccAGGATAACAATTTCACAATGTTTTAACATATTGGGGACAAAACTAAAATACCTATGGCAAAGCTATAGTGTCTGAGTGCATGATTAATGTTTTGGAATAGTTTGTTATTCATAATGTGTACAAGATACATGTAAGTACCTTGTGTCATCATTCGCAAAGGTTGCCGATGCACTACCAGTAACTGGCGAAGGACGATTAAAACTGTTTAGCGCTGCAGTCGTCAGATGGACTGCAGAAGCTGTTTGTGTTCCTTGTGACGCCCCAGGACTGTGATCgaacaattgaaaaaaatgatattataattaaCTGCTTTGTCAACATATTGCATATAAGCTTATGATGTTGAAAATAACTTTGATGTTGAAAATAACTTTGTCAATTTTACCAAACCGGAGAAGTTAAATTTTGCGCTCTCCAACACTGATTTATTCAATATTACTGCCAAAACctgctatttaattttgaaatctaggaATAATTTGTTGTACAGATAATTATGTGTATATAGCTCTATAAGGATATGTCATGGCtgcataataaaaattatcattTAGTTAGCATTTACAATATAGATATCTAGTACACTGTATTATAAAGTTCCGGTTTAATACTTCTACAAttgcattcataaaatatttattatttcttacatGATAATATATCATTTGCAGCAATGAAGTTTCCTATATCTTTAGGTCAAAATCTATCGCTAAACTTGTTATAAAGGGAGATTAATCTACAGTGCTTGTTGACAGCAAACTGTATCAAGATCTGTGGAGTTATCCCCTTTGCAAAAAAGAAGTAGCTAATATTGTCAGGGTGATATCTAAGTATTTTTTACTTGAGtcttttggtcaatatttataattCAGGTTATTGATTAGACAtaatctacatctacatctacatctacatcgtaTGTCGCTGCCGTCAAACTTGACAATTATGCGACGGGTGGTGAAGAGATAAAGTAAGAATGGGAAAATAGTACAGTGAGAAGAGTTTGATAGTTAAAAGTCAGAAGGACAGTACAGATGCGTCCCCAGCTACGTTTCATCCCTCTACCTCATGCCTCTCCGGCTACGGTGGCCGCGGAGAGGATTGAACCTCAACCGGCACAGCCATGAGGTGTCATTGGGGTTTACTTTGTAGCTGGCGCTGACGACTTGATTAGAAACTTAAGTGTGCTAGTCcctgcttgaaggataccaagtcagggGATTCTGCAACAGCGGCTGGTAGGCTGTTCCAGGTCGGTATAATACCGGGGAAAAAGCTATGCCTGTAGTAGGATGTCGATGTGGAGATAGGCAGGAACTTGATGTCATGGCTTGATCGGGTTCTGCTTGAGCCTGGGGAGAGGTATTTTGCTGCTGGGATGTCTATGAGATTGTTTGATATCTTGTAGATCATCGTCAGCTGGGCCTTTGTCCTCCGTGACTCCAGGGTTTCCCATTGCAGGTGATCAAGCATGGATGTGACGCTGCTAGTGTTATGGTAGCGGTTCGTCACATACCTGGCTGCCCTTCTCTGGACCATCTCCAGATCGTAAATCTGGTCCTTCTGGTATGGGTTCCAGACCGTGCTGCAGTATTCCAGGTGTGGACGGACGAGTGAAAAGTAGGCAGCACTTTTTACGTCCTCGTTGCCAATCCTTAGATTTCTGCGGAGGAATCCCAGCGTGCTGTTTCCTTTCCTTGTTACGTTCTGGATGTGAGGTTTCCAGGACATGTCTTTCGTCAGTTCCACTCCGAGGTACTTTGACGTCTCTTCACTGGCGAGTATATGGCCTTTGAGGGTGTAGTTGTGCAGTAATGGGGATCGTTTTCTGTGGACTCGCAG contains:
- the LOC127850795 gene encoding uncharacterized protein LOC127850795, encoding MFADGHIPFRGRYHILGDSGYACSEWLLTPYLNPQPGSQSAYNRSLKITRAKVERGIGQLKRRWGVLHGEVRMKPERVCRIIISCAVLHNICKDLNIPIPDDYPVIQEDDQNDDNNNMNAGVAQNGLRYRDQIANTYF